The proteins below are encoded in one region of Alosa sapidissima isolate fAloSap1 chromosome 24, fAloSap1.pri, whole genome shotgun sequence:
- the LOC121699559 gene encoding probable G-protein coupled receptor 139 codes for MEHSHIVPPLPSNGSSRGEGRSALHDAQDAHACPLAPLPLVYYSSLLCLGLPANILTVVILSQLVRRRHKSSYNYLLALAVADLLVLLLIVFLDFLLEDFILGRPLPPVVNAALQVLEFWALHASVWTAVPLTADRYIAVCHPLRYHSVSYPARARRVIATVYATCLLTAAPYYWWPELWHGPHQRTEEGVREHVLVWAHCVAVYLLPCSVFLSLNAAIVLKLRRRSCFRLRGYSTGKTTAILLAITSVFAVLWAPRTAIILYHLYAGPAALTSDPARVRTLHLLSDLANMLALLNTAVNFFLYCFISRRFRRMAAGVLRSTCGCRGRRPPPAPVFAAHSSVSMTSSPWVSPASSHCIRMLVHPPERHNTHSARLSS; via the exons ATGGAGCACAGCCACATCGTGCCGCCGCTGCCGTCCAACGGGAGCTCCAGGGGAGAGGGGCGCTCGGCGTTGCACGATGCCCAGGATGCCCACGCGTGCCCTCTCGCCCCGCTGCCCCTCGTCTACTACAGCAGCCTGCTCTGCCTCGGACTGCCCG ccaACATCCTGACGGTGGTCATTCTCTCTCAGCTGGTGCGTCGTCGTCACAAGTCCTCGTATAACTACCTGCTGGCGCTGGCGGTGGCTgacctgctggtgctgctgctcaTCGTGTTCCTGGACTTCCTGCTGGAGGACTTCATCCTGGGCCGGCCGCTGCCCCCGGTGGTCAACGCGGCGCTGCAGGTGCTGGAGTTCTGGGCGCTGCACGCGTCCGTGTGGACCGCCGTGCCGCTGACCGCCGACCGCTACATCGCCGTGTGCCACCCGCTGCGCTACCACAGTGTCTCGTACCCGGCGCGCGCCCGAAGGGTCATCGCCACCGTCTACGCCACCTGCCTCCTCACCGCTGCCCCCTACTACTGGTGGCCGGAACTGTGGCACGGACCGCACCAACGCACAGAGGAGgg TGTGCGGGAGCACGTGTTGGTGTGGGCTCACTGCGTGGCGGTCTATCTGCTGCCCTGCTCCGTCTTCCTGTCGCTCAACGCCGCCATCGTGCTCAAGCTCCGGCGCCGCAGCTGCTTCCGTCTCCGCGGCTACTCCACGGgcaagaccacggccatcctgCTGGCCATCACGTCGGTGTTCGCCGTGCTCTGGGCGCCACGCACCGCCATCATCCTCTACCACCTGTACGCGGGTCCGGCAGCGCTGACCTCCGACCCCGCGCGCGTGCGCACGCTGCACCTGCTCTCGGACCTGGCCAACATGCTGGCGCTGCTGAACACGGCGGTCAACTTCTTCCTCTACTGCTTCATCAGCCGTCGCTTCCGCCGCATGGCGGCCGGCGTGCTGCGCAGCACCTGTGGTTGCCGCGGGCGACGCCCGCCCCCCGCGCCTGTCTTCGCCGCCCACAGCAGCGTCTCCATGACGAGCAGCCCCTGGGTCTCGCCCGCCAGCTCACACTGCATCCGCATGCTGGTGCACCCGCCCGAGcgccacaacacacactccgcGCGCCTCTccagctaa
- the LOC121700768 gene encoding leucine-rich repeat extensin-like protein 3, whose translation MQQFPQSTMFFSDGSVRPRREIHRPRHLDDFLVNLPLRQLPQTTTSHAHSNVGYSRPWDAAPASPTGQTSPNVVPDAVFTALREMQEDNLQLRRDMQNDTMQLRRDMQHLLNALSQRPSAAPQAASASVDAPPPAQHPSAVSDVSFARLPVPHLASTPVQSSGVLAPEFPSPPPPAQPDSDPYPLPPPVTYVVPPSAAAQPPLPRQLPQQMPPPPSLQPPLVAELTEHLRSLHLLAEPDQAAPAPPHPLRTPDYTSPYTPPRPSSARLPQPPLRSPADLRTWSQNQRHRLLTRSRSPSPHQIEVTVSSPDRGHRLLTRSRSPSPHQIEVTVSSPDRGHRLLTRSRSPSPHQIEVTVSSPDRGHRLLTRSRSPSPHQIEVTVSSPDRGHRLLTRSRSPSPHQIEVTVSSPDRGHRLLTRSRSPSPHQIEVTVSSPDRGHRLLTRSRSPSPHQPSRPRPPSRQETSYRGPKPQIPLFTDDDPRQFARLKLALDNLLPADASNIRS comes from the exons ATGCAGCAGTTTCCTCAGTCTACGATGTTTTTCTCTGATGGTAGTGTCCGCCCTCGGCGGGAGATTCATCGGCCCCGCCACCTGGACGACTTCCTGGTGAATCTACCGCTGCGACAGCTACCACAGACCACCACATCACATGCCCACTCCAACGTTGGATACAGCAGGCCATGGGATGCTGCTCCAGCTTCCCCCACTGGTCAGACATCTCCAAACGTTGTCCCTGATGCAGTCTTCACCGCTTTGAGGGAGATGCAGGAAGACAATCTTCAGCTTCGGAGAGACATGCAGAATGACACAATGCAGTTGCGGAGGGATATGCAGCATCTCCTCAACGCCCTCTCACAGCGTCCATCCGCTGCGCCTCAAGCTGCATCTGCCAGTGTCGACGCCCCACCTCCAGCACAGCACCCCTCAGCCGTCAGTGACGTATCCTTTGCCCGGCTACCTGTTCCGCACCTTGCCTCCACACCAGTACAGTCTTCAGGAGTTCTGGCACCTGAATTCCCTTCTCCACCGCCACCGGCACAGCCAGACAGTGACCCATATCCACTGCCACCGCCAGTGACCTATGTCGTGCCACCCAGCGCAGCAGCACAGCCACCTCTGCCACGGCAGCTACCCCAGCAGATGCCACCGCCTCCGTCCTTGCAACCACCGCTAGTAGCAGAGCTCACGGAACATCTGCGGAGTCTCCATCTCCTGGCAGAACCTGACCAG GCTGCCCCTGCGCCCCCACATCCATTGCGCACCCCGGACTATACGTCGCCGTACACCCCACCTCGTCCTTCATCTGCACGTCTGCCCCAGCCACCACTTCGCTCACCTGCAGATCTCAGGACATGGAGTCAAAACCAGCGTCACCGTCTCCTCACCAGATCGAGGTCACCGTCTCCTCACCAGATCGAGGTCACCGTCTCCTCACCAGATCGAGGTCACCGTCTCCTCACCAGATCGAGGTCACCGTCTCCTCACCAGATCGAGGTCACCGTCTCCTCACCAGATCGAGGTCACCGTCTCCTCACCAGATCGAGGTCACCGTCTCCTCACCAGATCGAGGTCACCGTCTCCTCACCAGATCGAGGTCACCGTCTCCTCACCAGATCGAGGTCACCGTCTCCTCACCAGATCGAGGTCACCGTCTCCTCACCAGATCGAGGTCACCGTCTCCTCACCAGATCGAGGTCACCGTCTCCTCACCAGATCGAGGTCACCGTCTCCTCACCAGATCGAGGTCACCGTCTCCTCACCAGATCGAGGTCACCGTCTCCTCACCAGATCGAGGTCACCGTCTCCTCACCAGATCGAGGTCACCGTCTCCTCACCAGATCGAGGTCACCGTCTCCTCACCAGCCTAGTCGACCTCGACCTCCGTCCCGGCAGGAAACATCCTACCGTGGACCAAAGCCACAGATTCCCCTCTTCACTGATGATGACCCTCGCCAGTTTGCTCGACTGAAGTTGGCGTTGGACAATCTCTTGCCTGCTGACGCTTCAAATATCAGATCCTAG